The proteins below come from a single Vicinamibacterales bacterium genomic window:
- a CDS encoding M1 family aminopeptidase, producing the protein MVNYLRTNLCFAAVLAICVVLGANQTARAQTPGVTAPPLNQFYQQLERTIISGRAIAYLAMLSPSLAAQPSARQFVRRNILAGVTNVTIKELGRLPLSDVPEGQGYAVLLEVFREQRLAGNVATWLLNVRRDIDPLTGQSFRDGPEWRIVGQQRLTQVGGLFRLELHPERQYIVRNLTISTTDLTLTLPQGMAFVADTGQGITALVLQGEGEMDFTPNTSVEQGQLRLFSGDEALRTTFTSAFIRVNPSDFDALVPQQALMERTVGLRDYERAQEVFDQYAPESYLVDIGDLSAEAWWVLPNERDLLIELDTPHYDQLTYVKSDRKAEDIQLFDREGKRNISVYASSEKLLTRGRFYSEDDLIDYDIENYDLDVMFLPRRDWVEGRATLAMRAVRDLSLFSIRLADELAVESVTAEGVGRLFPIRTPGQNTMILNLPESIAAGDEVTLTIDYRGELPAEAVDHQSIVPRNLSLLDSSRFVHPTIRSGPQPHYLYSSRSFWYPQSLVTDFAPATIRITVPPDFEVVASGHRSGAPRELYGEESEGMPDGSKEYVFEAEQPIRYLAALMSGFVQVASEKVQLPMSTITSKQNRIALSVEANPRQRRAARSLSERAKAILSFYTSLIGDVPYESLTVALVESELPGGHSPAHISMINEPMQASNLLWRRDPVYFMDAPDFFLAHELAHQWWGQAVGWNNYHEQWLSEGFAQYFAALHARHSQGDDVFRGIMRQMREWAMQQSDQGPVYLGYRLGHIQGDRRIFRALVYNKGAMVLHMLHRLLGDEAFFQGVRRFYTDRQYQKAGTEDLRVAFEQVSSIPLTRFFDRYIHSTGLPDLAFTYRVETVPDTEGASVVKLRFEQRTDELYDVPVTVRLRYTTGGSQNVVVSVTDRVTEVRVPLAGSLSRVDVNRDFEALARIVDKN; encoded by the coding sequence ATGGTGAATTACCTACGAACGAATCTCTGTTTTGCGGCCGTTTTGGCGATCTGTGTCGTACTTGGAGCCAACCAAACTGCTCGTGCGCAGACACCTGGAGTCACCGCTCCTCCCCTTAACCAGTTCTACCAGCAGCTTGAGCGAACCATTATTTCCGGCCGCGCGATCGCCTACTTGGCGATGTTGTCACCCTCTCTGGCTGCTCAGCCAAGCGCCCGGCAGTTCGTCAGGCGGAACATCTTGGCGGGTGTGACCAACGTGACGATCAAAGAACTGGGACGTCTACCGTTATCCGATGTACCCGAAGGACAAGGGTATGCCGTGCTGCTTGAGGTCTTCCGTGAGCAACGGCTGGCAGGGAACGTCGCTACTTGGCTTCTCAATGTGAGGCGAGACATTGATCCGTTGACAGGTCAATCTTTTCGAGACGGACCTGAATGGCGGATTGTCGGACAGCAACGGCTAACACAAGTTGGTGGTCTTTTCCGGCTCGAACTCCATCCCGAACGTCAGTACATCGTTCGGAATCTCACAATTTCGACGACCGACTTAACGCTGACGTTGCCTCAAGGAATGGCGTTCGTCGCCGATACCGGACAGGGAATCACGGCTCTAGTGCTACAGGGCGAAGGTGAGATGGATTTCACTCCAAATACATCCGTGGAGCAGGGGCAACTCCGGCTCTTCTCCGGTGACGAAGCGCTGAGAACTACGTTCACTAGTGCTTTTATCCGAGTGAACCCTAGCGACTTCGATGCGCTCGTGCCGCAGCAAGCACTTATGGAACGTACTGTTGGCCTGCGTGATTACGAAAGAGCCCAGGAAGTATTCGACCAATACGCACCGGAATCGTATCTTGTCGACATCGGCGATCTAAGTGCTGAAGCTTGGTGGGTGTTACCGAATGAGCGAGATTTGCTCATTGAATTAGATACGCCGCACTACGACCAGCTGACTTATGTTAAATCGGATCGCAAGGCCGAGGACATTCAACTTTTCGATCGTGAAGGGAAGCGCAATATTTCGGTCTACGCGTCAAGCGAGAAGCTGTTGACACGTGGCCGCTTCTACAGCGAGGACGATCTAATTGACTATGACATCGAGAACTACGACCTCGATGTGATGTTTCTACCGAGGCGCGACTGGGTGGAGGGACGCGCCACATTAGCCATGCGCGCCGTGCGCGACCTGTCGTTATTTTCGATCCGGCTAGCCGATGAACTTGCAGTTGAATCGGTTACTGCCGAGGGGGTCGGACGGCTATTCCCAATTCGTACGCCAGGTCAGAACACGATGATCCTGAATCTACCGGAGTCAATCGCGGCCGGTGATGAAGTTACACTGACTATTGACTACAGGGGCGAATTGCCGGCCGAAGCCGTGGATCACCAGTCAATTGTGCCTCGCAATCTCTCTCTCTTAGACTCGTCACGTTTTGTGCACCCAACCATCCGTTCCGGGCCCCAACCGCACTATTTATACAGTAGCCGGAGTTTTTGGTATCCCCAGTCGCTAGTGACTGATTTTGCGCCGGCTACGATTCGTATCACCGTACCACCCGATTTCGAGGTCGTGGCCAGTGGTCACCGGAGTGGTGCTCCACGTGAGCTATACGGTGAAGAGTCGGAAGGAATGCCTGACGGGTCCAAGGAATACGTCTTTGAGGCCGAGCAGCCGATCCGGTATTTGGCAGCTTTAATGAGCGGATTCGTGCAGGTCGCATCGGAGAAAGTCCAGCTACCAATGTCCACCATCACTTCCAAACAGAATCGAATTGCATTATCAGTCGAGGCAAATCCCCGACAGCGTCGTGCCGCTCGATCACTATCTGAACGAGCCAAGGCGATTTTGAGCTTCTACACTTCCCTCATCGGCGATGTTCCCTACGAAAGCCTGACCGTAGCCTTGGTCGAGAGTGAGCTGCCTGGAGGTCACAGTCCGGCACACATCTCAATGATTAATGAGCCTATGCAAGCTAGTAATCTGTTATGGCGCCGTGATCCGGTCTACTTTATGGACGCGCCAGACTTTTTTCTCGCGCACGAACTCGCTCACCAGTGGTGGGGACAGGCTGTTGGATGGAACAATTACCACGAGCAGTGGCTGAGTGAGGGCTTCGCGCAGTATTTTGCCGCGCTGCACGCTAGGCATTCCCAAGGTGACGATGTGTTTCGAGGGATTATGCGGCAGATGCGCGAATGGGCGATGCAGCAGTCCGACCAAGGCCCTGTCTATCTAGGCTACCGGCTCGGGCATATCCAGGGAGACAGAAGAATTTTTCGTGCCCTTGTCTACAATAAGGGCGCGATGGTGCTGCACATGCTCCATCGCCTTTTAGGGGACGAGGCATTCTTTCAAGGAGTGCGCCGCTTTTACACCGACCGGCAGTATCAGAAGGCCGGAACTGAGGATCTTCGAGTGGCGTTCGAGCAAGTATCGAGCATTCCACTGACTCGTTTTTTTGATCGCTACATTCATTCTACCGGCCTACCCGATCTTGCTTTTACTTATAGGGTGGAAACAGTTCCCGATACCGAGGGCGCTTCAGTAGTTAAACTGCGATTCGAGCAACGGACTGATGAGCTCTACGACGTTCCGGTGACCGTTAGACTTCGCTACACAACCGGTGGCTCTCAGAACGTTGTTGTTAGCGTGACCGACCGTGTGACCGAAGTGCGAGTGCCTCTAGCTGGGTCACTGAGCAGGGTCGACGTGAATCGGGACTTCGAAGCGCTGGCCCGCATCGTCGACAAAAACTGA
- a CDS encoding cytochrome c biogenesis protein CcdA: protein MKNIIRTVKIVAVGTLLSLAAVASAQQPPEVQIETLVAAEGAAAGTTLRVAVRAYLAPGFHVNSNKPLEDFLIPTALILSPPDGIAVAEITYPEAGLLEQQGAEIPLAVFEERFAIGVLLTLANDLPVGTYTVPGTLRYQACDETMCYMPTTAAFEWNLQIWPEVTASGAQDSDVLDGIMFGGENAVVPDSGSDVFDVPAWDTPSVFETDDVVTMLHDFEILGTTGGYLDSEDFLSFVSAAEAGEARLGWFEGRGPLTILVLILLGGLALNLTPCVLPMIPINIAIIGAGARAGSRVRGLLLGSTYGAAMAVVYGALGLIVILTAGTFGTINASPWFNISIALIFVVLALAMFDVITIDFSSLQSKLWIGNNPNGSFLTAFGMGSVAALLAGACVAPVVIQVILFSSDLYASGMNVALLLPFCLGVGMALPWPIAGAGLSFLPKPGMWTVHVKQAFGIFILATAAYYGYVAYGIFENRLVDARQVTSSVEEKLGEGWYGSMQAGLEAAHAENKFVLVDLWATWCKNCLTMDQTTLKDPDVTAELDAYVKIKFQAEDPSSSPAKEVMDRFKSIGLPTYVILRPTNPDGIAASATQ from the coding sequence ATGAAGAATATTATCCGTACGGTCAAGATAGTCGCCGTAGGAACGCTCCTCTCCTTAGCAGCAGTGGCGTCAGCCCAGCAGCCACCGGAGGTCCAGATTGAAACGCTGGTCGCTGCCGAGGGCGCGGCGGCGGGAACGACCCTGCGTGTCGCCGTCCGGGCCTACTTAGCACCCGGCTTTCACGTAAATTCGAACAAGCCCCTTGAGGATTTTCTTATTCCCACCGCGCTAATACTCTCGCCTCCCGATGGGATTGCCGTGGCAGAGATTACGTATCCCGAAGCTGGCCTACTTGAGCAGCAGGGCGCAGAAATACCACTAGCTGTCTTTGAAGAGCGCTTCGCTATAGGCGTTCTTCTCACACTGGCCAATGACCTGCCGGTCGGGACCTACACGGTGCCAGGCACACTCCGCTACCAAGCATGTGACGAAACGATGTGTTACATGCCAACGACGGCGGCCTTCGAGTGGAACTTACAGATCTGGCCTGAGGTTACGGCCAGCGGGGCACAGGACTCGGATGTCCTCGACGGCATCATGTTCGGTGGTGAGAATGCTGTTGTGCCGGACAGCGGCAGTGACGTCTTCGACGTACCCGCGTGGGACACACCGAGCGTTTTCGAAACCGACGACGTTGTCACCATGCTTCATGATTTCGAGATTCTCGGCACGACAGGCGGCTACCTCGACTCAGAGGACTTTCTGAGCTTCGTCAGCGCCGCTGAAGCGGGAGAAGCTCGCTTGGGCTGGTTTGAAGGGCGCGGGCCGTTAACCATCCTAGTGCTTATTCTCCTTGGCGGGCTCGCGCTCAATTTAACACCCTGTGTACTACCAATGATTCCGATTAATATCGCCATCATTGGAGCCGGGGCTCGAGCCGGCTCGCGTGTTCGTGGCCTGTTGCTTGGCTCCACATACGGTGCGGCTATGGCTGTCGTGTACGGGGCGCTCGGGCTAATCGTCATCCTCACCGCAGGCACTTTCGGCACAATCAACGCATCACCCTGGTTCAATATCAGTATCGCGCTGATTTTCGTAGTACTAGCGCTCGCTATGTTTGATGTAATAACTATCGATTTTTCCAGCCTTCAATCCAAATTATGGATTGGTAACAACCCAAATGGGTCTTTCCTGACCGCGTTCGGCATGGGTTCGGTGGCTGCCTTGCTAGCCGGCGCCTGTGTGGCTCCGGTTGTCATTCAGGTCATCCTGTTCTCAAGTGATTTGTACGCCTCGGGTATGAACGTAGCGCTGTTGCTTCCGTTTTGCCTTGGTGTTGGCATGGCTCTGCCGTGGCCGATCGCCGGAGCCGGTCTTTCGTTCCTGCCCAAACCAGGCATGTGGACCGTCCATGTCAAGCAGGCCTTTGGCATCTTTATCTTGGCAACCGCTGCCTACTACGGATACGTCGCCTATGGAATTTTCGAAAATCGTTTGGTCGACGCGCGGCAAGTGACGAGCAGTGTCGAAGAAAAGCTCGGAGAAGGTTGGTATGGGTCAATGCAAGCAGGACTCGAAGCAGCTCACGCTGAGAATAAGTTTGTGCTTGTTGACCTGTGGGCCACCTGGTGCAAGAACTGTCTCACAATGGACCAAACCACGCTAAAGGACCCCGACGTCACAGCGGAGTTGGATGCCTACGTAAAGATCAAATTCCAAGCCGAGGACCCAAGCAGTTCGCCCGCCAAAGAGGTCATGGATCGCTTTAAGAGTATCGGCCTACCGACCTACGTCATTCTTCGCCCAACCAACCCCGACGGGATAGCGGCTTCCGCCACACAGTAG